TGACTCATCATCATCGATATCATCCCTCTATAGCATCGATCCCAAGTATAAAAAGGTAACCTTCTTGGGAACTACCTCCCCACCATACTATTTTCCTCTCATGCCTAGTAGCACCGAAATCGCACCACATAAACTCGGTTTTGATCCTACCAAGTCTAAAACCTTTCAATTCTAAAGTATACCTCCACAACTCCAATTTCCTATTAACACCTATCCTACTCTCATCAACTAGCACCACATACCATGTATGTCCCTTGTGActtcatccatcaccaaagcaaatagAAAATagctcaaagctgacccttgaTGTAGTCCTATTTTAAACAGAAAGTCATGGGTGTCACCTTCACTTGTtcgaacacttgtcacaacattattGTGCGTATCCTTGATGAGGGTAACgtactttgttgggactttgtgtTTCTCCAAGGCTCACCACATGACATTCCTCGGTATTTTATTGTAAGCCCTCTCCAAGTCAATGAATACCATgcgagaacaaaagaaaaatagcaaataaTAAAATCATACTTATTAGTTCATCAAACAAAGAAAAATAGGGAAAAAGATTATTTGATCATGACATGGCCGGAAAATGCAGACCCAGAGGGGCAACATGAACTGGACTAGCAATTTCCGAACAGAAAAAATGAGTGTGCTTTTGGTTACTGTGAAGGTCACAAATTTACCTGATGATCTTTTTTCTTTGGTCTCCTTTTCCGAGATTAGAGCACTCTTTGGTGTGGGTTTTCTCTTCCTAGAAAAGACCTTTGCACTGTCATCAGGGCTTTCCTTTTCCTTAGAAATCTTGGACGATGATTTTTTGACTGGACTCTTGCTAATTGTCCTTGGAGGGCTTGTCTTGTGGCCACTCCCTGTGTCTATCTTCTTTTTGCCTGATGATTCTTTTACTTCTGAGGACTTCCTACTCGCCTTTTCTTTCCCAGAATCATAGTCATTTTCCTGTTCACCATCTGCATCTTCAGCTTTGTTTTCCTCACTATCAGATTTTATGgattcatcctcatcctcatcttcatcaGTATCATACATTAGAGCTTTCTTCCGATTTTTACCTGAAGTAGTATCATCACCAAATTTCTGCAGCAGCAACAAACAATGAGAACAATTGTGATATATTGAAGAAGGCATGATAACCATGACTGTGTCAACATTTACAAATCATTGGAAATACAAATTAGAGGTAGGCAAGTAGTGAAGCTTCGCTTGGGTGCCCATGCATAAACTCAGTTTAGTATCAAAATAGCCAAATAGCCACTAAGGAAGGCTACGACTGGAGCGAGGTCGTAACAAGGTAGCCTGTAAGTCATATTGAAGTTTTTGATAAAAGACTTGTAGTCAACACATAAGAAAATTTTGGCACTATACCTTCCTAGACCTATTAGGCGTGCTGTCAGGAGCCTTACTTGCACTTCCACCTCCTCTCTTGCGCTTTCTAGAATTCGATCCCTGGCCAGTGGAAGAGAATAAAGCACAGAAATAAAATGATATTGCAAGTTGTAAACTCCCATACATTTTAATTTCAACCATAAAAACAACAACACCAGTATCCAGCTGATAGCAGGATAGGAGCATAGCATAAGAACTGTTGTTCTAACCTGATCATCAGAGAGCCCAGAATCACCGTGAGGTTCAGCAATGAAGTCCAAGAGCTTTGACACAATATCTTCCTATATGAGTTATCTCAAACTATATTAGAATGCTGCTATATTATATGAACCAAAATGTAATTCTAAGAACAGGACAAGAAAAAAACCTTTCTAATGTTTGGTTTTGGAACCGGAATAGCAAGGAGCCAACAGAGGTCCAACAGCATGTCTTTCACACATTTGTCAAGCTTCTCCTTTGCCTTGGCTCTCAGCTTTTCCTACAAACAAGAAAAGTCTCCAAATTAAACCAGATGTATCAGCTAAAGTAGATTGACTATTTAAAGGTTTGAGAAAAGAAGCTTACATCACTCCCATGCCAAACAAATCCAGAGAACTGGAGTATATGTCCTTTAAAATCTAAAGTCTGAAACATAATAGAACAGTTTACTTGCTAGGATAAGTGTGTTATACATTTGAGAGGCAGAAGCAAAGAGAACTTAGCGTTAACATCATTCATGATAAACGTGAGACTTCTGGAGTTATTGTAAAGTAAGCAAACAGAAGTAAAATGTATAACAGCATATTGTACATAAGAGAATCCAAGCCAACGACTAGCCATCTTTTGAATACCTTAGGCTAAAAGTTCAGAACTGAAGCAGTCCATTGTACAAAACGAAAGTGAAATGACCGTGAAACTAGCCTCTCAATATACCATATACCTTACTCTTGCTACTTCTACATACAGTTCAGTTAGGGTGCTGCAttatttttgggaatttttggTTTCCATGCTTCTTTGGTTCCAGAACAGTGTATGCACCAGAGTGAAAGGGCTAACACAACAGATGGTGCCAATATTACATACACATTTTTCTCGTAAAATGTGCTTCCTCTGTGCTTAAACCTGTTGGAGGGACTAGCACTTCATAGAAAATCTAGTGTGGCAGACTTCttgtttattttaaattttgctgGACAGGATACAATTAAGTGTTTAGCTAAGAGATAAATTTTGCATCAGGTACATCCAAAGCAGGCTTCTTTTATGTCAAAAATTTACCTTGCCTTTCCTCCCAAAAAGAACATTGTGAAGAAATTTAAGATCAACAGGTTTTTTCCTTGATATTCTGTGTGCAACTacaaaagtttaaaaaaaaaacagatcagTGAAAGAGAAGATCTTTGATGCGAAATAGAAGAAAGAAATTTCAGACTTTAGCATTAAGTGGAACCATAAAAGAGAATCACAAATGCTCGTTCTAAACAAAGACACATTTGTGAATATACAAAGCAATAGATAAAGATGTAGCAAGTAAAATCGAAGTAGCCAATTAACTTGTAACAACATAGTTTGTTCTTGGGTAAACTGACAATAATGCAACAAATCATCAGAAAGGAACAATACTAGTACATTAGTTAttcatcaaaacaatgtgcacaagatataaataaaaagaaagtaCATAACTTTAATCATCAATAAAAGTGAAAGTTAAGTGCCCACACAAAAAGCTGAAAATGGATGCATCaacatcaaagaaaaagaacattACTTAGCACATATCACTTTCATCAACTCGAGATTATGAAATATGCCACATAGCAAGATGCAAATTAAACAACAGACTCGCGACTCGTACCATAAGTTATAGTCTGCAGTCCACCAAATTTTCTCCTTTTCACACAACTTTCAGAAGAAAATATCAGATACAAGTTTTAACAGTATAcaattggaagaaaaaaaaaactcagtgtTCATCTAAGGCAATGAAAAAGCAAAGCCAAACGTGCAAAGGGGTAAACCTAAGCTAACAGAATCACTAAATTCTTGGCTTTGCCCTACTACTAGCATACACCATTTAGATCTGACACCAGAGTacacaaaagatatgcatctAAAATAGGCACATAGCATCTAAGTATGAGCTTCAGTAATTGTTCTGTGCATATGGAGACACCCATATGGCCTAGTGCTAGAACACTTGGTTGTTGTAGTTGAGAGGTGTTGGGTTCAAGTCCCTACTCTCCTTAGAAGGAAGATACACAGTTCCTCCTGTGTATTCTCGTTTTTTTATGGTTCCTTTCTGGTCTGATCTAATTTTACCTTATAGTTGCTATTCCACTATGAAGCTAACATGTAAATGCTAACCTACTTTGTTCACATAGCTTCTTCATGGAAAGGACAAGTATCTACTGAGCTCCTCAAAATAAAGAATCATAGGAGATGCTGGTGATAGAAAACCAGATCTTTTACTAGAAGCTAACTAAATATAAACTTGTGAAAGTGCTGGGTTAATTATGGAAGTATGTGTTATGTTGATCATTAAGTGCATCATCATAACAAGTACATCATGGCAATTAAGTTTATGAAAGATAGATACATCATACAagaaaaccaaataaatattcCGATTCATCAGAC
The nucleotide sequence above comes from Phragmites australis chromosome 4, lpPhrAust1.1, whole genome shotgun sequence. Encoded proteins:
- the LOC133915866 gene encoding DEK domain-containing chromatin-associated protein 4-like isoform X3, translated to MEETAVANGGAAADVAAPEKKDMATKEVAAESKDAAVADKNAEEQNKGLENGTEGPSDGDVQMEEVESAKEGDGDAGVAKQADSKDIKMDADAKEDNSAKAAEGEAVKMTEAEAGNTKVKDKQDELKEQEKGGLADQEENKGKETVAAEKQEEAEEKGSAEKKEKDAADKVEENKETPKNKKARSARDRSQGKDKKQDGSKSREAKSLLNTPSPYGTDRPQRERKTVERLVEVIEKEPNKNFVVEKGRGTPLKDIPSVAHRISRKKPVDLKFLHNVLFGRKGKTLDFKGHILQFSGFVWHGSDEKLRAKAKEKLDKCVKDMLLDLCWLLAIPVPKPNIRKEDIVSKLLDFIAEPHGDSGLSDDQGSNSRKRKRGGGSASKAPDSTPNRSRKKFGDDTTSGKNRKKALMYDTDEDEDEDESIKSDSEENKAEDADGEQENDYDSGKEKASRKSSEVKESSGKKKIDTGSGHKTSPPRTISKSPVKKSSSKISKEKESPDDSAKVFSRKRKPTPKSALISEKETKEKRSSGLTIKYRGMSCGEPWRNTKSQQRLHQGSALSYFLFALVMDEVTRDIHGMWC